TTAATAAATCCAAGCCCACATATTGGGATATAGCCCCTGCTACTGAAGCCATAGGTCCAACATTGGCACATTTAGCTGCCTTTGCCATATGTTTTACCACTTTATCTGCTTCATCTGAAACTTCTATGGGAACTAGGCTTTTATAAAACAATATATTTTTATCTCCATAGGCTTTGATATCATTCCTATACTTTTCAAGGTATCCCTTCGCTTCATTTTTCAGATTGTTTTTTGCAGATATATGTAAATCCGATTCCCTATCTATTACTGTAAAGCTAATAAATTCATGGGCCTTTACATAGTCTCTATAAAATCTTTTTTCATACATTTCTCCTATCTCCTATATAGTCAGATTCAAAAATAAACTAGTCATACCACTCCTGCTTTTGATTTTTTTCGTAGTTACTCAATTACTTACATACATTGAGTATGCCAGTAACTGAGTGCCTAGAAAATAATCAAAATTACTTTACAGCCCGAATTGTTTATTTTTTTCATATGCCTTAAACTATACTAGCTATAGCTCTTACGGGACAAGCTTTTATGCATAATTTACAATCAAGGCACCTGTCTTTATGGAAGATAATCTTCCAGTCCTTGTCCATAGTCAATGCCCCTACTTCACAAATAGCCGTACAAGCTCCGCAATTGACGCAGGAATCCCCATCTATTCTTATTGCCGTATTTATTATGCTAACCTTAACACCTTTAATTTTTAAATACTCAATACCTAAGTTCAATTTTTCTTCTAGTCCCTCCACTTCTAAAAATAACGAGCCCTTAATATTGTAGTCTATCGATGCTCTTAAAATATTTATCTTTAGATCATAGTTCTTTATAAGTGTATAGGTGATTGGTTCACCCGTTAAATTCGATGGAAAGGATAAAAGTAATAGCTTTTTCATTCCTTAAACCTCCTCTGATTCTACTATTTCAAGGGATTTCAACCTATTATTAAGTGGAAAAACTTGAATGGGCTCTTGTATAAAAAAATCACCTTTTTGTATCCATGTCTTAAGCTCCTGTGCTATACTACGTGCCTTTTCTAAACTCGACAATGGCGCGGTCTTTATTTCCTCCCCGTCTAGGCTTACCTTTCCGCTTCTAAGCTCCTTATAGCTCACTCTTTTTAAGCTAGGTTTACTTCTTTTTTGTACACTATAATCTATGATATTGGTATAGATATCTTTATCCTCAATTGAAACATTTTTCATTATTTCTTCATCAAGTATTGGTATTGGTATTCCTATACCCACAAACATAGATGTACCATATCTCTCAAACACAGCTGGTCTGATGTATTTTGTACTCATATTTTTCAAATCCCCTATTACTGCCAAGGTTCCAGCTCCACCTAGTGGTATACCCCTCTCATCTCTTTCACATGCCGAATTAAATTGTGTCCCCTGCCATGATACATATCCAACGGTTCCAGCCAAAAAAATTCTTGTTCCTATACCTATGGTTTTGTATAGTGGATCGTTGAAAAGTGGACTTAACTGACCCGACGTTGAATAGGTAATATTTCCTTTGTTTGGCTGAAGTATTCCCATATAGGTATAAAGTCTTCTATTGGAAGTATTTATTGCCGCATCATAGTTTTGATAACAGTTTCTAGGATTAAACAAATAGGCTTCATTTATAGAATCCTTTGTTATAAATGTCTCCACTTCTTTACAAGGATAACAATCGGTTCCCTTAGCAGTTGCCCTTAGATGAACTTTTTTTCCATCTATAAGGTCACATATTACATGGGCGCCACCATATTCTGGACCCTTTTCCTCGGATTCTTCAGTTGCTCCTATATATACGTCTACCGCTGCAAGTCCTGCATAAGCAGATACTCCATTCAAATGCACCTTAGACATTCTTATCGGTGGATCAGAATGACCAAAATTGAGAAATGCTCCTGTGGAACACATAGGACCAAAGGTGGCTGTTGTTACAACATCAACATATTTGCTTGCTTCCTTTATCCCCTTTTCCTTTACGATATCAATTACTTCCTCTGCTGTAACCACAACCGCTTCACCTTTTTTTATCTTTTCGTTAATTTCTTCATAGGATTTCTTAAATGACACATCAATTTCCCCCTTGATTCTAAATTTGATTTTTGATGTTTATTTTTTAAATATTTTTTATAATCCTTAAATTTCCCCTAAGTAACCTTCAGCCCCCTTCTTTCATATACAAATAAAAACCTTCTCCGACAATAGAAAAGGCTTTAGACTCAGCTCTCTCATCTGCCGGTATATTACCGCTGGATTTAGCACCTTTATACATTATGTATTGGTTGCCGGACTTCACAGGGCCAGTTCCCTCCGTCACTCTGGATAAGAATATTTATTAAATTAAGTTGTAGGTTTTAAATTTCCAAAGCTATAACATATATATTATGTAATTTCCTAAATTATTATTGTATATAAAAAACCTTCTCCGTCATCAGAGAAGGTTTAATCACCTTTTGCTCTCATCTGTCGGTATTTTTTACCGCTGGATTTGGCACCTTTGTACATATTTGTACCGGTTGCCGGACATCATAGGGCCAGTTCCCTCCGCCACTCTGGATAAGAGTATGAATATTCACTTTTTTAATTGATTATAAGTATACTGTCCACATTAAGAATTGTCAATACTTTTTTGAAAATTTTTTATATTATTTACTAATACACAAAATAGACAAGCCATAATTTTTAAAATAACCCCTTGAAATCTGTTTGAATCACAATTCCCTCTTAATCATTCTAATTCCTGAACTCCTATATTAAATTCTTTACCATTTAATCTTATATTAAAGTTCCTCCTGGTTTTTATTATATTATTTATTTTTATTTGTTCAAACTCGCTTATTATCTGAGATAATCTTTTTTCCCTCTCCTTTGCAAGCGCTTGAGCCCCATCTATGTTGATTTTCTGGAATTTAACCTTATCACCTGCTTTTAGCTGAGCAAGGTATGGTATATCCGCTGAAATCACATTGGCTATCTTTGTATATCCACCTGTGGTTTGCCTATCCGCCATCATAATTATAGGCTCACCATGTCCGGGTACCTGTATTGCCCCTAGGGTAATACCTCCTGATATTATATCAGCCCCTTCTTCATGCTGTATTTTTGCTCCATTTAATCTATATCCCATCCTGTCACATTGGTTCGACAGGGTATATTCATTATTTAAGAATGCTTCAATTCCATCCTTAGTAAATCTATAATCCTCTGGCCCCATAATAACTCTAGCAATATACTGATTTTTATAAGTTGGTATAAAATCCTTTGTAATCCTTCTAACTCCTAAATATTTATATCCTTTATCTCTATTAACCGACAGCAAATCTCCCATTTTAAGCTTTCTACCTTCTAATCCTCCAAGTTTTCCTCTAAGATATGTGGACTTGCTATCCATGATTTTGGGTAAATCAAATCCACCTGATACAGCTAAATATGACCTGCATCCCTTTTTTAAATCCCCAAATTTTAAGACATCCCCTTTATTTACATAAATAGTACTATACATACCAATTTCTTTTCCATTGATAGTAGGAGATATATCTCCTCCAGTTATTGAAATAATCAAATTATCATCAAACTCTATTTCAGGCCCCATAAAGGTACTTTCAATGACGGCCTCATATCTATCATTGCCAACCAATATGTTTGCAAGCTGTAATGAAAGAATATCCATTGCCCCCGCTGTGGGTATTCCATACTGTCCATGGCCTATTCTTCCAGCATCTTGAATGGTTGTAAGTGGCCCAGCATTAATTACCTTTAAGCTAGCCATTTAACTGTACCTCCTTTAGAACGGTTTTTTCAATATCATACCTATTTCCCATAATTTCTTTCCGAATTGATTTATACTCTTGTTCATTTATAGAATCAAACTTTAAATATTGTCCAGCCTTTAAAAGTACAGATGGGCTTCTTTCAGAATCAAATAAGTTCAAAGGAGTTCGTCCTATTATCTGCCATCCCCCTGGGCTATCAATGGGATATATACCCGTTTGATTACCGGCAATTCCGACTGATCCTCTAGAAATTTTTTCTCTTGGGACCCCTAATCTTGGAGTAGCTATTTTTTCAGACATGCCTCCAAGATAGGGAAATCCAGGGGTGAACCCAATCATATATACTAGGTAGTTTATAGAACTATGAATGTCGATTACTTCATCAATGGTCAATCTATTATGTTTAGCCACATTCTCTAGATCCACCCCATATTCACCACCGTACAACGTTGGAATATGGACTATTTCTGGGGGAGGAATCTTGACGTCCTTTATAGATTTTTCTAAATCCCCTAGTTTTTCTACTAACTCCTCATATGAAGACTTGATACAATCATAAACTATCAAAATTGTTGTATAGGTAGGCACAAGTTCAATTATTTCTTTAAGCCTTCTTTTTTTTATACAATAGCATAATGCTCTTATTTTTTCGTTTACGTCATCTGATATTTGATTACTAACCTCTAGAATTAGTCCACTATCTCCAGAGGGAATAAATTTTATATTCTCATACATTGTAAGCAATCCTTTCATATAACAAAAACGACTAGCCTCGCTTTGCCATTTCAAAGTTTTAAATTGTAAGCCCCAAGTTTTTTAGTCTGTATCTTAATTTAAAAGTATACTAAAGGATATCCTTTAAGTTCTTTAAAAATACTTCATTTTCCATGAGCTTCTCCCTCAGATTTTTTGTAAACTCTACAGCCATTTCATTGTCACCATGGACACATATACTATCCGCCTTTATTTCTATTTCCGTATCATCTATTGCCTTTACACTTCCCTTTTTCATCATATCCAGTACCCTGCTTACACAAACCTTAGTATCTCGTATTACGGCTCCTTCTAGCTTTCTTGACACTAGGGTTCCATCATTATTATACGCCCTATCAGCAAATACCTCATTAGATACCCTTAGCCCCACATCCTTTGCCGCCTTTATCATTTGTGAATCTGACAATCCCATAAAAATTAAATTCTTATCTATATCATATACGGCCTCAGCTAAAGCTTTTGCCAATTCATAGTCCTTAGCTGCAGTATTATAAAGGGCCCCATGGGGTTTAACGTGCTGAAGTCTACCCCCATAGCTTTCCACAAAGCTCTTTAGGGCTCCCACTTGATAAATCATATATGCCCTTGCTTCTTCCAAGCTTATATTCATATTTCTTCTTCCAAATCCCATTAAATCTGGATATCCGGGATGGGCTCCAATTGCAACTCCCTTTTCTATGGCTTTCTTTACTGTTTTTTCCATTACTACAGGATCTCCTGCATGAAAACCACACGCTATATTAACGGAGGTCACATAATCTAATACCAATTCATCTTTACCTAATACATAATTCCCAAAGCTTTCTCCTAAATCACAATTTAAGTCTACTGCGAACACATTATCACCTTCCAAGTTTTAACATGAATTTTTCGGTAACATATTTTATACCCTTATAGGATTACAGCAGGGGAGAAACATGAAATTTCCTCAATTAACAATCATCATCTCCTATGCTATAAATCTCCTAGTTCATGATTCTTAACATCTGTTATAAACATATGTCCTGGTGCATGGGTTATGATAATCTCAGGCTTTACATCCATGGCAACTGCCTGGGGTGTAACACCACATGCCCAAAATACGGGTATTTCATTTTCCTTAATTTCAACCGGGTCACCAAAATCAGGATTGAATATATCATTTATACCTATAAGCTTTGGATTACCTATATGTATGGGCGCTCCATGAACTCTAGGATATTTTGTTGTTATTTGAACGGTTTTCACTATATTATTTACATGTATAGGTCTCATACTAACCACCATTGGTCCAGAAAAAATGCCGGCAGACCTACATTGAATATTTGTTATAAACATAGGCACATTACTTTTTGCCTCAATATGTCTTACTGAAATTTCTTGATCAATTAAAGCTGATTCAAAGGTAAAACTACATCCTAATATGAAAGAAACGAAATCCTCCCTCCAATAATCTTTGATATCCAAGTATTCTCCTTGCAATTCACCCTTTTTATATATTCTATACTTGGGTATATCCGTGGTTATATCAGACCCCTTAGCAATAATTTCAAATTCCTTTTGCCCTATATCTGTGACCCCTAAAACTGGACATGGTCTTGGGTTTCTATGGGCAAATAATAGAAAATCATAGGCTAAGTTCTTAGGTAAAACAACTAAATTCCCTTGGGCATAGCCCCTACACAGTCCTGAAGTTGGCCCCTGAAGTGTTGTTTCTCTTATTTGCTGTCTTACAAAAGCTGGACTTTCAAAGGATAAATCAGTCATATCTATTCCCTCCTTTACATAACCAATGTATATTGAACACATTTGTAGTTCTAAGTTCCAAGTTCCGAGTTCTGAGTTTTAGGGTAATTCTTAAGGGTATTATTAGAATAAAAGTCATATAACCGGAGGTTTTAGCCTCCGGTATATATGATATTGAATATCCTACATCAATCCTAAAACCTTTAAAATACCTCTAAGTCCTAGTCCAATAGCAACAAGTACAACAATTCCACCTAATACATTAGTTATCCCAGTATTTACATATTTACCAAGCCTTTTCTTGTTGTTCATTACATATAATAGGAATATTGCAACTATTGGTAGTAACACTCCATTTGCTGCTTGTGCGAATATAATCGCTGAAATTGGTTTTAATCCTATTGCAGAAAAAACGATGCCTATAATCAGAACCAGCATCCAAACAGCTCTAAATTTACTGTCCTTGAAATCTTTTTTCCAACCCAATGCTCCCGATGTAGCATAGGCCGCTGCAAGTGGTGCAGTTATAGAGGATGATAACCCCGCTGAAAATAGTCCAAAGGCGAAGAAATACTTAGCCCATTGTCCTAATAAAGGTTCAAGCTGCTTTGCCATATCCCCTGCACTCTTTATTCCAACCCCTTTTCCGAAAAATGCGGCTGAAGCTGTAATAATAATCGCTACTGTTATTAGTCCACCAAGAATTATAGAAAGAAAAATATCTGACCTTGATTCCCCAAGTCCTGAGGCATCCTTCCATCTTTCCTGTACTGCTGATGAATGAAGAAATAAATTATAAGGTACCACTGTAGTTCCTATAAGTGCCATAACAATAAATACCGATCCCTTTGGTACAGAAGGAATAAACATACCGGATAGAATCTGACCCCAGTCTGGTCCAACTACAATTGCTGTAGTAATAAATACTAAGCTCATAAGTACAACTAATCCAACAAGCACTTTTTCAATTAATTTATAACTACCTGTAAATAATAGAATAAATGCTCCAATACCCATAATTGGTCCCCATACATTCATGGATACTCCTGTAATTGCTTCTAAGCCCAATGCTCCTCCCAAGATATTTCCTGTTTCATAGGCTGCACAACCAATACCAATAGCCGAAATAACTAGAAAAATGCTTACATATTTTATCATGGGATTTTCAAACTGCTCCCTTAGAGCCTCTCCAAGTCCCATCCTAGTAACTATGCCTAATCTAGCTGACATTTCCTGTAGTATGATTGTAGCAAATACCGAGAATACCATAGCCCATAGTAATGCATAACCATAACTAGCTCCTGCTAATGAAGCAGTCGTAACTGTTCCAGGGCCTATAAATGCTGCCGTTACAATTGCTGCTGGTCCCATAGTCTTTAATCTTTCCATGAAGCTTTTCTTTTTTCCCGATGCACCTTCCATATTATACCTCCTATAAATTAATATATATTTCTATAATATTTATTGCAATAATCATGCCAATTCTATTTTATATATTTAGAATAGTTTGAATATTGACATCAGGTCATGAAGTTCGATTTCGCACAAACAACATGAGCGATTTCGCAATTTTCGTGCGAAATCGCTCATATATAGCAAATTCATATTAACCTCTCTGCATTACAACTTTTTTCCCATTGTTTTTTTAACTTTTTAAGATAAACATTTTAAGATTCTAATATACGCCAAGAAAAAATGCAGGATTATTAATTTTTTTTTCATTTTTTTAAATTTTGGTATTATTTATTTGTGGCCTTCAAAGTATTTTTCTATTCTTCTTTTTAGGGCAAATCTACTAATTCCTAATAAATTTGCTGCCCTTGAATAATTTCCTCCCGTTCTATCTAATGCCATGGTTATATACTTCTTTTCCATCCTTTGAATCTCATTTTCCAAACAAAAACTCTCATGAAAAATTTCCCGTTTTGATTCTCTAATATCTAAAGCTTCTTCAATATCTTGATGATAATTTTTAATTTCAGATGGAAGATGGCAAATATCAATGTAATCTACATGATGTAAAATAACTATTCTTTCGATAATATTTTTTAATTCCCTTACATTTCCTGGCCAAGCATAGGTCAAAAATCTATCCTTCACTTTGTTATTAAAGCCTTTAATTGATCTGTTGAACTTCTTATTGTATATCGATAAAAAGTACTCAGCAAGTAATAGGATATCATCTTCTCTATCCCGTAGCGGAGGTAAATTTATGGGAATTACATTCAATCGATAGTATAAATCCTCTCTAAATTTCTTCTGTTTTACGGCTTCCTCAAGATTTTTATTAGTAGCAGCTATTATTCTTATATCCACATCTACATCCTGGAGTCCACCCACTCTCTTAAACCTACGTTCCTCTAAAAAACGAAGCAATTTTGTTTGCATACTTAAGGATATTTCCCCCAATTCATCTAAAAAAACTGTTCCTCCGTCGCCAATCTCAAAAAGACCTTTTTTCCTAGCAGTAGCTCCTGTGAATGCATTTTTTTCATATCCGAAGAGTTCACTTTCAACAAGATTTTTTGGAATGGCTCCGCAATTTATCTTAACT
This is a stretch of genomic DNA from Maledivibacter sp.. It encodes these proteins:
- a CDS encoding 4Fe-4S binding protein is translated as MKKLLLLSFPSNLTGEPITYTLIKNYDLKINILRASIDYNIKGSLFLEVEGLEEKLNLGIEYLKIKGVKVSIINTAIRIDGDSCVNCGACTAICEVGALTMDKDWKIIFHKDRCLDCKLCIKACPVRAIASIV
- a CDS encoding homocysteine biosynthesis protein; the protein is MSFKKSYEEINEKIKKGEAVVVTAEEVIDIVKEKGIKEASKYVDVVTTATFGPMCSTGAFLNFGHSDPPIRMSKVHLNGVSAYAGLAAVDVYIGATEESEEKGPEYGGAHVICDLIDGKKVHLRATAKGTDCYPCKEVETFITKDSINEAYLFNPRNCYQNYDAAINTSNRRLYTYMGILQPNKGNITYSTSGQLSPLFNDPLYKTIGIGTRIFLAGTVGYVSWQGTQFNSACERDERGIPLGGAGTLAVIGDLKNMSTKYIRPAVFERYGTSMFVGIGIPIPILDEEIMKNVSIEDKDIYTNIIDYSVQKRSKPSLKRVSYKELRSGKVSLDGEEIKTAPLSSLEKARSIAQELKTWIQKGDFFIQEPIQVFPLNNRLKSLEIVESEEV
- a CDS encoding biotin-dependent carboxyltransferase family protein, translated to MASLKVINAGPLTTIQDAGRIGHGQYGIPTAGAMDILSLQLANILVGNDRYEAVIESTFMGPEIEFDDNLIISITGGDISPTINGKEIGMYSTIYVNKGDVLKFGDLKKGCRSYLAVSGGFDLPKIMDSKSTYLRGKLGGLEGRKLKMGDLLSVNRDKGYKYLGVRRITKDFIPTYKNQYIARVIMGPEDYRFTKDGIEAFLNNEYTLSNQCDRMGYRLNGAKIQHEEGADIISGGITLGAIQVPGHGEPIIMMADRQTTGGYTKIANVISADIPYLAQLKAGDKVKFQKINIDGAQALAKEREKRLSQIISEFEQIKINNIIKTRRNFNIRLNGKEFNIGVQELE
- the pxpB gene encoding 5-oxoprolinase subunit PxpB, which produces MYENIKFIPSGDSGLILEVSNQISDDVNEKIRALCYCIKKRRLKEIIELVPTYTTILIVYDCIKSSYEELVEKLGDLEKSIKDVKIPPPEIVHIPTLYGGEYGVDLENVAKHNRLTIDEVIDIHSSINYLVYMIGFTPGFPYLGGMSEKIATPRLGVPREKISRGSVGIAGNQTGIYPIDSPGGWQIIGRTPLNLFDSERSPSVLLKAGQYLKFDSINEQEYKSIRKEIMGNRYDIEKTVLKEVQLNG
- a CDS encoding 5-oxoprolinase subunit PxpA, with the protein product MFAVDLNCDLGESFGNYVLGKDELVLDYVTSVNIACGFHAGDPVVMEKTVKKAIEKGVAIGAHPGYPDLMGFGRRNMNISLEEARAYMIYQVGALKSFVESYGGRLQHVKPHGALYNTAAKDYELAKALAEAVYDIDKNLIFMGLSDSQMIKAAKDVGLRVSNEVFADRAYNNDGTLVSRKLEGAVIRDTKVCVSRVLDMMKKGSVKAIDDTEIEIKADSICVHGDNEMAVEFTKNLREKLMENEVFLKNLKDIL
- a CDS encoding putative hydro-lyase yields the protein MTDLSFESPAFVRQQIRETTLQGPTSGLCRGYAQGNLVVLPKNLAYDFLLFAHRNPRPCPVLGVTDIGQKEFEIIAKGSDITTDIPKYRIYKKGELQGEYLDIKDYWREDFVSFILGCSFTFESALIDQEISVRHIEAKSNVPMFITNIQCRSAGIFSGPMVVSMRPIHVNNIVKTVQITTKYPRVHGAPIHIGNPKLIGINDIFNPDFGDPVEIKENEIPVFWACGVTPQAVAMDVKPEIIITHAPGHMFITDVKNHELGDL
- a CDS encoding Nramp family divalent metal transporter; its protein translation is MEGASGKKKSFMERLKTMGPAAIVTAAFIGPGTVTTASLAGASYGYALLWAMVFSVFATIILQEMSARLGIVTRMGLGEALREQFENPMIKYVSIFLVISAIGIGCAAYETGNILGGALGLEAITGVSMNVWGPIMGIGAFILLFTGSYKLIEKVLVGLVVLMSLVFITTAIVVGPDWGQILSGMFIPSVPKGSVFIVMALIGTTVVPYNLFLHSSAVQERWKDASGLGESRSDIFLSIILGGLITVAIIITASAAFFGKGVGIKSAGDMAKQLEPLLGQWAKYFFAFGLFSAGLSSSITAPLAAAYATSGALGWKKDFKDSKFRAVWMLVLIIGIVFSAIGLKPISAIIFAQAANGVLLPIVAIFLLYVMNNKKRLGKYVNTGITNVLGGIVVLVAIGLGLRGILKVLGLM
- a CDS encoding sigma-54 dependent transcriptional regulator codes for the protein MKKRVLIIDDEKTICLSLMEGLKDMGYEAKCAMDGESGIRTAFDFKPHVIFLDMRLGNENGLDILKQIKSIDRDTEVVIMTAYGNIETAVAAIKYGAFDYIKKPFDFEEINIIISQALEKVNMKKKLYLLEKEKEYAVGAIIGKNFVMKEIYKEIDILSKNDNVTVLIKGETGTGKELVAEAIHKKSHRRDAPIVKINCGAIPKNLVESELFGYEKNAFTGATARKKGLFEIGDGGTVFLDELGEISLSMQTKLLRFLEERRFKRVGGLQDVDVDIRIIAATNKNLEEAVKQKKFREDLYYRLNVIPINLPPLRDREDDILLLAEYFLSIYNKKFNRSIKGFNNKVKDRFLTYAWPGNVRELKNIIERIVILHHVDYIDICHLPSEIKNYHQDIEEALDIRESKREIFHESFCLENEIQRMEKKYITMALDRTGGNYSRAANLLGISRFALKRRIEKYFEGHK